Proteins encoded within one genomic window of Planctomycetota bacterium:
- the rplL gene encoding 50S ribosomal protein L7/L12 encodes MGDAVATAELSAEAQQVVEIVKQMPALQLARLVKALEAEFGVTAAAPMAMMAVPGAAAGPAEPAEEKTSFDVHLVDAGAQKIQVIKVVREVVSGLGLKEAKALVDSAPKPVREGVTKEEAEKIKAALEKAGAKVEVK; translated from the coding sequence ATGGGCGACGCAGTGGCAACCGCCGAGCTGTCGGCCGAGGCCCAGCAGGTGGTGGAGATCGTCAAGCAGATGCCGGCCCTCCAGCTCGCGCGGCTGGTGAAGGCGCTCGAGGCCGAGTTCGGCGTCACCGCCGCGGCCCCGATGGCCATGATGGCCGTGCCGGGCGCGGCGGCCGGCCCGGCCGAGCCGGCCGAGGAGAAGACCAGCTTCGACGTGCACCTGGTGGACGCCGGGGCGCAGAAGATCCAGGTCATCAAGGTCGTGCGCGAGGTCGTGAGCGGCCTGGGCCTCAAGGAGGCCAAGGCGCTCGTGGATTCGGCCCCGAAGCCGGTCCGCGAGGGCGTCACAAAGGAAGAGGCCGAGAAGATCAAGGCCGCCTTGGAGAAGGCAGGAGCCAAGGTCGAGGTGAAGTAG